Proteins encoded together in one Bacillales bacterium window:
- a CDS encoding DUF1054 domain-containing protein, whose protein sequence is MAFKGFAKADFNVFQVEGLEARMEQLKKRVRPKLETLGQSFAESLSAATGETMYPHVARHARRTVNPPKDTWVAIAGNRRGYKKHPHFQIGLWQSHVFLWFAVINEAENKEEIANRLQRSRNEWLNHLPKDFVFSKDHTKPEVGRFNEKDVKAMLERLKTVKKGEFLCGRTIEQAEAIRLSGKEWTQRISDTFEPLIPLYRTAVNEIAVPVKQ, encoded by the coding sequence ATGGCATTCAAAGGTTTTGCAAAAGCTGACTTTAACGTTTTTCAAGTGGAAGGTCTCGAAGCACGCATGGAACAACTAAAGAAACGAGTACGCCCGAAATTGGAAACGCTCGGACAATCGTTCGCAGAATCGTTGTCTGCTGCAACGGGCGAGACAATGTATCCGCACGTGGCTCGTCACGCCCGCCGCACGGTGAATCCTCCTAAGGACACTTGGGTGGCGATCGCCGGAAACCGAAGAGGATACAAAAAACATCCGCATTTTCAAATCGGGCTTTGGCAATCGCATGTCTTCCTTTGGTTCGCTGTCATTAACGAAGCCGAAAACAAAGAAGAAATTGCGAACAGGTTGCAACGGAGTAGGAATGAATGGCTCAACCATCTCCCTAAAGATTTCGTGTTTTCGAAAGATCATACGAAACCCGAAGTTGGGCGGTTCAATGAAAAGGACGTAAAGGCGATGCTTGAACGATTGAAAACGGTGAAAAAAGGAGAATTTCTTTGCGGGCGAACGATTGAACAAGCCGAGGCAATCCGTCTCAGCGGCAAGGAATGGACGCAACGAATCTCTGATACGTTTGAACCCTTAATCCCGCTCTACCGGACGGCGGTAAACGAAATTGCCGTTCCGGTGAAGCAATGA
- the typA gene encoding translational GTPase TypA, whose translation MTNLRNDLRNVAIIAHVDHGKTTLVDQLLRQSGTFRENEQVNERAMDTNDLERERGITILAKNTAIQYKNTRINILDTPGHADFGGEVERIMNLVDGVLLVVDAFEGCMPQTRFVLKKAFEQQLTPIVVVNKIDRPNARPSEVVDEVLDLFIDLGAGEEQLDFPVIYTSAVNGTSSFDPNQQNDDMTTLFDFIVENVPAPVDAGEDPLQFQVTLLDYSEFLGRIGIGRVFRGTIKVGQQVSVCKLDGTVKNFRVSKLYGFIGLKRIEIEEAGCGDIVAVAGMEEITVGETICPQDHIDPLPVLRIDEPTLQMTFSTNTSPFAGREGQYVTSRKIEERLNVELKKDVSLRVQPTDSPDAWIVSGRGELHLSILIENMRREGYELSVSKPEVIIREIDGVRSEPFERVDITVPDEHTGTIMEALGERKAEMLNMEQKEGNQVHLEFLVPSRGLIGYLREFLTQTRGYGILNHSFDSYQPAVDEQIGGRRQGVLVSMENGKATPYSMFQLEDRGSMFVEPGDEIYEGMIVGEHNRDNDLAVNVTKEKHATNVRSATKDQTVTLKKSRTLSLEDALTYINQDELCEVTPKTIRLRKKILNKNERERAAKKLKAAYR comes from the coding sequence ATGACGAATTTAAGAAACGATTTGCGAAACGTTGCGATTATTGCCCACGTCGACCATGGGAAAACGACGCTTGTCGACCAGTTGCTGCGGCAATCGGGAACTTTTCGGGAAAACGAACAAGTGAACGAGCGGGCCATGGACACGAACGATTTGGAACGGGAACGCGGGATTACGATTCTTGCGAAAAATACCGCGATTCAATATAAAAATACCCGAATCAACATTTTGGATACGCCCGGCCACGCCGATTTCGGCGGAGAAGTGGAAAGAATTATGAATCTCGTCGACGGGGTTTTGCTCGTTGTCGACGCGTTCGAAGGGTGCATGCCGCAGACGCGGTTTGTATTGAAGAAGGCGTTTGAACAGCAATTAACGCCGATTGTTGTCGTGAATAAAATTGACAGGCCGAACGCGCGGCCGAGCGAAGTCGTCGACGAAGTGCTTGATCTGTTCATTGACCTCGGCGCCGGCGAAGAACAACTCGACTTTCCGGTTATTTACACTTCTGCCGTCAACGGGACGTCAAGCTTTGATCCGAACCAACAAAACGACGACATGACCACACTGTTCGATTTCATCGTCGAAAACGTACCAGCCCCCGTCGATGCTGGTGAAGATCCGCTTCAGTTCCAAGTCACTTTGCTCGATTACAGTGAATTTCTCGGCAGAATCGGGATCGGCCGCGTCTTCCGCGGCACCATCAAAGTAGGTCAGCAAGTGTCAGTTTGCAAACTTGACGGCACCGTGAAGAATTTCAGAGTCAGCAAGTTGTACGGATTCATCGGCTTGAAACGGATAGAAATTGAAGAAGCGGGATGCGGGGATATCGTTGCAGTCGCCGGTATGGAAGAAATCACAGTCGGCGAAACAATTTGCCCGCAGGACCATATCGATCCGCTGCCCGTTCTGAGAATCGATGAACCGACTTTGCAAATGACTTTTTCGACGAATACGAGTCCTTTTGCCGGACGTGAAGGACAATATGTAACAAGTCGTAAAATCGAAGAGCGTTTGAACGTTGAATTGAAAAAGGACGTCAGCTTGCGCGTGCAGCCGACCGATTCTCCCGACGCTTGGATCGTGTCGGGACGGGGAGAATTACATCTTTCGATTTTGATCGAAAACATGCGCCGCGAAGGGTATGAGCTTTCGGTTTCAAAACCGGAAGTTATTATTCGGGAGATTGACGGCGTGCGGAGCGAGCCGTTTGAACGCGTGGACATTACCGTTCCGGATGAGCATACAGGCACGATTATGGAAGCGCTTGGAGAGCGCAAAGCGGAAATGTTGAACATGGAACAAAAAGAAGGCAATCAAGTGCATCTTGAATTTCTCGTGCCTTCGCGCGGCTTAATTGGGTATCTCCGTGAATTTTTGACGCAAACGCGCGGGTACGGGATTTTAAATCATTCGTTTGATTCGTACCAGCCTGCAGTGGATGAACAAATCGGCGGCCGCCGTCAAGGTGTGCTTGTGTCGATGGAAAATGGAAAGGCGACGCCGTATTCAATGTTCCAGCTCGAAGACCGCGGCAGCATGTTCGTTGAGCCCGGCGACGAAATTTACGAAGGCATGATCGTCGGCGAACATAATCGCGACAACGATTTAGCGGTGAACGTAACGAAAGAAAAACACGCAACGAACGTGCGATCGGCAACGAAAGATCAGACGGTTACGTTGAAGAAGTCGCGCACGCTGTCGCTCGAAGATGCGTTGACGTACATTAATCAAGATGAATTGTGCGAAGTGACGCCGAAGACGATACGGCTGCGCAAGAAAATCTTGAATAAAAACGAGCGCGAGCGGGCGGCGAAAAAGCTGAAAGCGGCTTATCGTTGA
- a CDS encoding inositol monophosphatase family protein translates to MTVTDWKQVDRDAKAWMKEAAERIRKSFKKRIRIGYKANPDDLVTEMDRETEKYFADQIHEHYPDHRILGEEGFGDEISTTDGTIWIIDPIDGTMNFVHQQSHFAISIGIFHDGVGQIGLIYDVVADEWFHCIKGHGAFLNDRPLKKRNAVPVEQSIIGLNATWLTNNRRIDPRYLAPLVGRSRGTRSYGSAAIELAYVAAGRLDAYFSMRLSPWDFAAGLVLLDEVGGVVTTVDGKPVRLLEQNSIFAAEKQLHQEIFETYIRKGIDKDLFMKL, encoded by the coding sequence ATGACAGTTACGGATTGGAAACAAGTGGACCGCGATGCAAAGGCTTGGATGAAAGAAGCGGCTGAACGCATTCGAAAATCGTTCAAAAAACGAATTCGGATCGGGTACAAAGCGAATCCCGACGACCTCGTAACCGAAATGGACCGGGAGACGGAAAAGTATTTCGCCGATCAAATTCACGAGCATTATCCAGATCATCGCATCTTGGGCGAAGAAGGGTTTGGAGATGAGATTTCGACGACGGACGGAACGATCTGGATCATCGATCCGATCGATGGGACGATGAATTTCGTACACCAGCAAAGCCATTTCGCGATATCGATCGGCATCTTTCATGACGGTGTCGGTCAAATCGGATTGATTTACGATGTCGTTGCCGACGAATGGTTTCATTGCATCAAAGGGCACGGGGCTTTCCTTAATGACAGACCGTTGAAGAAACGAAACGCGGTACCGGTGGAACAATCGATTATCGGCTTGAACGCGACGTGGCTGACGAATAACCGTCGAATTGATCCGCGTTATCTCGCGCCGCTCGTTGGCCGTTCGCGCGGCACCCGCTCCTACGGTTCAGCGGCGATCGAACTTGCCTATGTTGCTGCGGGGCGTTTGGATGCTTATTTTTCGATGCGTCTTTCGCCGTGGGATTTTGCCGCAGGACTTGTATTGTTGGATGAAGTGGGCGGAGTCGTGACGACAGTGGACGGAAAGCCGGTTCGACTACTGGAGCAAAACTCGATTTTTGCGGCTGAAAAGCAGCTTCATCAAGAAATTTTCGAGACGTATATTCGCAAAGGCATCGACAAAGATTTGTTCATGAAATTGTAG
- a CDS encoding DUF5325 family protein, whose translation MGWRNVAFLVLSILTFACLFAIGAAVAEHSTVGVVLSIIGAVACMAAGFTLKRRLNASKG comes from the coding sequence ATGGGATGGAGAAATGTCGCTTTTCTCGTCTTGTCGATTCTCACGTTTGCCTGTTTGTTCGCCATCGGTGCAGCCGTCGCCGAGCACAGCACGGTCGGTGTCGTATTGTCGATCATCGGAGCCGTTGCATGCATGGCAGCAGGATTCACTTTGAAACGACGATTGAACGCATCAAAGGGGTAG
- a CDS encoding YlaI family protein, translating to MKVQCVLCEKVATLHDESALAKKLRNRPIHTYMCKDCDERIASKTKEKFSKHPYKIYHRSEKGKNKW from the coding sequence GTGAAAGTACAGTGCGTATTGTGCGAAAAGGTCGCCACGCTTCATGACGAAAGCGCTCTCGCAAAGAAATTGAGAAACCGACCGATTCACACGTACATGTGCAAGGACTGCGATGAAAGAATCGCGAGCAAAACGAAAGAAAAGTTTTCGAAGCATCCTTATAAAATTTATCACCGGTCCGAAAAGGGAAAAAACAAATGGTAA
- a CDS encoding polysaccharide deacetylase family protein, which produces MKKRLLIGCAVLLLAGCSSSSQTQSSHPDPPDKMRKNEQLAEKTAPKKTEQPTQHDEKKQPDVKKEPKEIHPQYRMTKNYYLKPIDQADPKVVLLTIDDAPDEHAVEMAKTLKKLHAKAIFFVNGMYVKDDEGLNKLKKIEALGFPVGNHTVTHPNLSDLSPEEQRKEILPVYETLQRTSGKPVKFFRAPHGVNTKVSDQLAKERNVLVMNWSYGYDWHKQYENPEALAKIMITTPYLHNGSILLMHDRSWTAEALPEIVKGLRAKGYTIVDPERIETPLTQKNKE; this is translated from the coding sequence GTGAAAAAAAGGTTACTGATCGGTTGTGCAGTTTTGTTGCTGGCCGGATGCTCGTCATCGTCGCAAACGCAGTCGTCTCATCCAGACCCACCGGATAAAATGCGAAAAAACGAGCAGCTCGCTGAGAAAACGGCACCTAAAAAAACCGAGCAGCCTACACAACACGATGAAAAGAAGCAGCCTGATGTGAAAAAGGAGCCGAAGGAGATTCATCCTCAATACCGGATGACCAAAAACTATTATTTGAAACCGATCGATCAAGCGGACCCGAAGGTGGTGTTGTTGACGATCGACGATGCGCCTGACGAACATGCCGTGGAAATGGCCAAAACGTTGAAAAAACTTCACGCGAAGGCAATCTTTTTTGTCAATGGCATGTACGTGAAAGACGACGAAGGCTTGAACAAATTAAAAAAAATTGAAGCTCTCGGGTTTCCGGTCGGCAATCATACCGTTACGCATCCGAATTTATCCGATCTTTCGCCAGAGGAGCAAAGAAAAGAAATCCTTCCTGTTTACGAAACATTGCAACGAACAAGCGGAAAACCGGTGAAGTTTTTCCGGGCACCGCACGGGGTGAATACGAAAGTTTCCGATCAACTGGCAAAAGAAAGAAATGTGCTCGTGATGAACTGGTCGTACGGTTACGATTGGCACAAACAATATGAAAATCCTGAAGCCCTTGCCAAAATCATGATTACGACCCCGTATTTGCATAACGGTTCGATTTTGCTCATGCACGACAGAAGTTGGACAGCGGAAGCTCTCCCCGAAATCGTGAAAGGCCTTCGTGCCAAAGGATACACCATCGTCGATCCGGAACGGATTGAAACGCCGCTGACGCAAAAAAACAAGGAGTGA
- a CDS encoding DUF1885 family protein, with product MENAYIYLDEAVHPDVIKKLLRDYKTATAKTGEQLRWAYDEAAFPYTIEDSPQGEDRWFYLRGLHERYNVIVIAVESGKSPNGAVDGRCCVQITLPNDATQGDKGKANELCKWIAGRLHGKLQLFNGRIMPPIDE from the coding sequence TTGGAAAACGCCTACATTTATCTTGATGAAGCCGTTCATCCGGACGTTATCAAGAAGTTGTTGCGGGACTACAAAACGGCAACCGCGAAAACCGGTGAGCAACTGAGGTGGGCATATGATGAAGCCGCCTTCCCTTACACAATCGAAGATTCACCGCAAGGCGAAGACCGGTGGTTTTATTTGCGCGGGTTGCATGAGCGGTACAACGTCATTGTCATTGCCGTTGAAAGTGGGAAAAGCCCGAACGGTGCCGTTGATGGGCGATGTTGCGTGCAAATTACGCTCCCTAATGATGCCACGCAAGGCGATAAAGGGAAAGCGAACGAGTTATGCAAATGGATTGCGGGCCGTTTGCACGGAAAATTGCAGCTGTTCAACGGCAGAATCATGCCGCCGATCGATGAATAA
- a CDS encoding YlaH-like family protein — MGEFFSDFARLYGIEGEHPQRAFWLLYATILFLSAVVYRLGFARKLPLLKNVVIFIFLAVGCFVMTIFAERFPVVKCLIVIAVVFGGYKWRLHRSNKRNDPA, encoded by the coding sequence ATGGGCGAATTTTTCTCGGATTTCGCAAGATTGTACGGGATTGAAGGTGAGCATCCGCAGCGGGCGTTTTGGCTTTTGTATGCGACCATCTTATTTCTTTCGGCCGTCGTCTATCGGCTCGGTTTCGCCAGAAAGCTGCCGCTTTTGAAGAATGTTGTCATCTTTATCTTTCTTGCGGTCGGTTGTTTCGTCATGACCATCTTTGCTGAACGGTTTCCGGTTGTGAAATGTTTAATCGTCATCGCGGTCGTTTTCGGGGGCTACAAATGGCGATTGCACCGCTCAAACAAACGAAACGACCCTGCATAA
- a CDS encoding GapA-binding peptide SR1P produces the protein MGTLVCQTCDSTIEHFLSNKVTTLYSRCPKCCKKRRK, from the coding sequence ATGGGAACGCTCGTATGCCAAACTTGTGATTCAACGATAGAACACTTTCTCTCCAACAAAGTCACGACGCTTTATTCACGTTGCCCGAAATGCTGCAAAAAGAGGCGGAAGTAA